One window of Quercus robur chromosome 5, dhQueRobu3.1, whole genome shotgun sequence genomic DNA carries:
- the LOC126728755 gene encoding glutathione S-transferase T3-like — protein MGMVMDSQNQNPLFLDILQDNEQGFESFDSSNLMSTPPSNVNVHQSPSQVEMGQSIPPIAKKSTTKRGQREINFTIDEDIKLVSAWLNISLDAVTLTDQKHATFWERIWSTFHNDKKFNRTKDSLNSRWSTIQRETNKFCGCLAQIENRNESGKTEHDKIEDAKTMYQINCKNVFQLEHCWRILRNEAKWLILRDSLKARTRQPATRPATQSCHTFASSINVDEDLGETYRQEGQKGEIKEKKEL, from the exons ATGGGGATG GTGATGGactcacaaaatcaaaatcccttATTCCTTGACATTTTACAAGACAATGAACAaggttttgagtcttttgacagCAGTAATTTGATGTCCACTCCGCCTTCAAACGTCAATGTCCATCAATCTCCATCCCAAGTTGAAATGGGACAATCTATACCCcctattgcaaaaaaatcaactactaAGAGAGGTCAACGGGAAATCAACTTCACCATAGATGAAGACATTAAGCTAGTGTCGGCGTGGCTCAATATTAGCTTAGATGCCGTGACATTGACGGACCAAAAACATGCAACATTTTGGGAGAGAATTTGGTCTACCTTCCACAATGACAAGAAATTTAACCGCACCAAGGATTCTTTAAATAGTCGGTGGTCAACAATTCAAAGGGAGACCAACAAGTTCTGTGGATGCTTGGCCCAAATTGAGAACCGGAATGAAAGCGGTAAAACTGAGCATGACAAG aTTGAAGATGCAAAAACTATGTATCAAATTAATTGCAAAAATGTATTTCAATTGGAGCATTGTTGGAGAATTTTGAGGAATGAAGCTAAGTGGTTGATTCTAAGAGATAGTTTAAAGGCCCGCACAAGACAACCAGCCACACGACCAGCCACACAATCTTGTCATACCTTTGCAAGCTCAATAAATGTAGATGAAGATCTTGGAGAGACCTATAGGCAAGAAGGCCAAAAaggagaaattaaagaaaagaaagaattgtgA